A window of the Planctomycetota bacterium genome harbors these coding sequences:
- a CDS encoding ABC transporter ATP-binding protein, translating to MQEIILKTESLSKRFGSLQAVNSLSLEVRQGDIYGFLGLNGAGKTTTIRMLLSLIAPSAGKIWFYDKELKKAHLEIKKTVGALVEIPAFYNYLSGYNNLKTLSKIGGLKFKRSDLETVLDWVGLLKRANDNVRGYSQGMRQRLGIAQALLVQLRTPHSPSGNPLMVILDEPTNGLDPQGIVDIRNLIKRLNKEFKITFMISSHLLSEIELICNRVGIIKQGAMVAQGAIAELVAKAGAANIRIKADLPGKALELAEKMDWVKNASFNDIKNEIHLECPQEKMAELNGLLVTNGVRVSEITSSGKTLEEYFIGLM from the coding sequence ATGCAAGAGATTATACTAAAAACAGAAAGCTTATCCAAGCGCTTCGGTTCATTGCAGGCGGTGAATTCCCTCAGCCTGGAGGTGCGGCAGGGTGATATCTATGGATTCCTCGGCTTAAACGGCGCCGGGAAAACCACTACCATCCGCATGCTCCTTTCTTTAATCGCGCCGTCCGCCGGCAAGATTTGGTTTTATGATAAGGAACTCAAGAAAGCGCATCTGGAGATAAAAAAGACCGTCGGCGCGCTGGTCGAAATCCCGGCTTTTTATAATTACCTTTCCGGATATAATAACCTGAAAACGCTCTCTAAAATCGGCGGCCTGAAGTTTAAGCGGAGCGATTTGGAAACGGTTCTCGATTGGGTGGGGCTTTTAAAGCGCGCCAATGACAATGTCCGCGGCTATTCGCAGGGTATGCGCCAGAGATTGGGCATCGCGCAGGCGCTTCTTGTCCAACTCCGCACTCCGCATTCGCCATCCGGCAATCCTTTAATGGTTATTCTGGATGAGCCGACCAATGGGCTTGACCCGCAGGGCATTGTGGATATAAGGAACCTCATCAAGCGGTTGAATAAAGAGTTTAAGATAACCTTCATGATTTCCAGCCACTTGTTATCGGAAATCGAGCTTATCTGCAACCGTGTCGGCATTATAAAGCAGGGCGCCATGGTCGCTCAGGGTGCCATAGCCGAGCTCGTTGCCAAGGCAGGCGCCGCGAATATCCGGATTAAAGCAGACCTTCCCGGCAAGGCGCTTGAATTGGCCGAAAAGATGGATTGGGTCAAGAATGCTTCGTTTAATGATATCAAAAACGAAATACACCTGGAATGCCCTCAGGAAAAAATGGCCGAGCTTAATGGGCTTCTTGTTACTAATGGGGTGCGTGTTTCGGAAATAACATCCTCCGGCAAAACCCTGGAGGAATATTTTATAGGACTTATGTGA
- a CDS encoding glycosyltransferase, giving the protein MRKIKIVIFTASYGGGHHAVSGALADGFRKYYPNHAEVKIIDYMKRFAPKRDKVLRKLYEESTKHFPWVYGLFFSASDKMFAGRLGGKLGTIGGTKAEKWLQRTKPDILVFAYPAPAKVIPSLVLKHQPFTATIVTDFGVHAQWVHPNTDVYCVPSDEVKKYLTAEYKIDDKAIKVTGIPLRLAFAKPVDKAVVRRKYKLDGIFTVVLMCGGQSWSDIKSICRKLVEIPVQVVLLGGNKEILSKMQKLKGENKKIVPIGFIKEVNEIMKVSDVVIGKAGGITVSESLAYGLPVIMFRPYPGQEIYNRDYIVKHRAGYFARDPEEVFQKVKYICKNKPRLKEMGRNAARIGRPDSTEDVCRIVMDGFRKRGGGK; this is encoded by the coding sequence ATGCGTAAAATAAAGATTGTCATTTTCACCGCGTCATACGGCGGCGGGCACCATGCCGTCTCCGGCGCGCTGGCGGACGGATTCCGTAAATATTACCCAAACCATGCTGAGGTGAAAATCATAGATTACATGAAACGCTTCGCCCCGAAACGCGATAAGGTCTTGCGCAAGCTCTACGAAGAAAGCACCAAACACTTTCCCTGGGTTTATGGACTCTTCTTCAGCGCGAGCGATAAAATGTTTGCCGGCAGGCTGGGTGGGAAACTGGGCACAATCGGCGGCACTAAGGCGGAGAAATGGCTCCAAAGGACCAAGCCCGATATCCTGGTCTTTGCCTACCCGGCGCCCGCCAAGGTCATACCGAGCCTTGTCCTTAAGCACCAGCCTTTTACCGCTACGATTGTCACGGATTTCGGCGTCCACGCCCAGTGGGTCCATCCGAATACGGATGTCTATTGCGTGCCTTCGGATGAAGTGAAAAAATACCTGACGGCCGAATATAAGATTGATGATAAGGCGATAAAGGTTACCGGCATCCCTTTAAGGCTTGCCTTTGCCAAGCCCGTTGATAAAGCGGTCGTCCGCAGGAAATATAAACTGGATGGTATCTTCACGGTGGTCCTGATGTGTGGAGGCCAGAGCTGGAGCGATATTAAATCCATCTGCCGGAAACTTGTGGAGATTCCTGTTCAGGTTGTCCTACTGGGCGGCAACAAGGAAATACTTTCCAAGATGCAGAAACTAAAGGGCGAAAACAAAAAGATTGTCCCAATCGGTTTTATCAAAGAGGTGAACGAGATAATGAAGGTGAGCGATGTGGTTATCGGCAAGGCCGGCGGCATTACGGTTTCCGAATCGCTCGCTTACGGGCTTCCGGTTATCATGTTCCGCCCGTATCCGGGCCAGGAAATATACAACCGCGATTATATCGTCAAACACCGCGCCGGATATTTCGCCCGGGACCCGGAAGAAGTATTCCAGAAAGTTAAGTATATATGTAAGAATAAACCGCGCCTGAAAGAGATGGGCAGGAACGCCGCCCGAATCGGCCGACCGGATTCGACCGAGGATGTCTGCCGTATTGTCATGGATGGATTCAGGAAACGCGGCGGCGGCAAATAA
- a CDS encoding vitamin B12-dependent ribonucleotide reductase, with product MARVLYIEKESESDLSKTAEGWLIPKVSENAARVLERRYLRKNEAAECCENISEMIMRVARNIAQAELTFNKDADSEKWVREFYNMMARLEFVPNSPTLMNAGRELQQLSACFVLPVGDSIDSIFEIVKNTALIHKSGGGTGFSFTRIRPKNDIVSTSHGFSSGPISFMKVFNEATEAINQGGFRRGANMAILNYDHPDVMDFITAKQDEAQLNNFNISVGISEKFMELVQKDEEYELLNPRTKETVRKIKARKVFDKIVEKAWESGEPGIVFLDRLNKDNPTPHIGMIESTNPCGEQPLLPYEACNLGSINLGKMINHQGIDFEKLKSVVHKSVRFLDNVIEMNRYPLSQIEKMARGNRKIGLGVMGFADLLIKLGVPYNSEEALAIGEEIMKFISVESKKASEALAVERGSFPNFKNSAFDVKGEHPIRNATTTTIAPTGTISIIANASSGIEPLYAVCFTRNVLDGTKLVEVNPIFEAIAKKEGFYSKELMEKISQNSTIQEMKEIPAEIRKLFVTAHDISPSWHIRMQAAFQKYTDNAVSKTVNFKNSATQSDVSEVYFLAYKLGCKGVTVYRDGCRQQQVLSTKSTTEKAKEEAEPGQVALNPTPRPRPDVTYGTTKKLKTGCGNLYVTINYDENGKPFELFSTMGKAGGCAASQSEAISRLISFTLRSGANLKEVIKQLKGITCHSIAWSKGGKILSCADAIANALEEAADNLPMNGMNAKAAPATGTASPKKPNKSVSLRKGACPDCGGSLSYEEGCMRCYSCGFSECG from the coding sequence ATGGCACGGGTGTTATATATTGAAAAGGAATCGGAGAGCGACCTTTCCAAAACGGCCGAAGGATGGCTCATTCCGAAGGTATCCGAAAACGCGGCGCGGGTGCTGGAACGCCGGTATTTAAGGAAAAACGAGGCGGCCGAATGCTGCGAGAACATAAGCGAGATGATTATGCGCGTGGCGCGCAACATCGCGCAAGCCGAGCTCACCTTTAACAAAGACGCCGACTCCGAGAAATGGGTCAGGGAATTCTACAACATGATGGCGCGGCTGGAATTCGTCCCCAATTCGCCCACCCTGATGAACGCCGGGCGCGAGCTCCAGCAGCTTTCCGCCTGTTTCGTCCTGCCTGTGGGCGATTCGATTGACAGCATCTTCGAAATAGTAAAGAATACCGCGCTTATACATAAAAGCGGCGGCGGGACCGGATTTTCTTTCACCCGCATCAGGCCCAAGAACGATATCGTTTCCACCTCGCACGGATTCTCCAGCGGGCCGATTTCTTTCATGAAGGTATTCAACGAAGCGACCGAGGCGATTAACCAGGGCGGATTCCGCCGCGGCGCCAATATGGCCATCCTTAATTACGACCACCCGGATGTCATGGATTTCATCACCGCCAAACAGGACGAGGCCCAGCTTAATAATTTCAACATCTCCGTGGGCATCTCGGAAAAGTTCATGGAGCTGGTGCAAAAAGACGAGGAATACGAACTCTTAAACCCGCGCACCAAGGAAACTGTCCGTAAGATAAAGGCGCGCAAGGTCTTTGATAAAATCGTGGAAAAGGCATGGGAATCCGGCGAGCCGGGAATCGTTTTCCTGGACCGCCTGAATAAAGATAATCCCACCCCGCATATCGGGATGATTGAAAGCACTAACCCTTGCGGAGAACAGCCGCTCCTGCCTTATGAGGCTTGTAACCTGGGTTCCATAAACCTGGGAAAAATGATTAACCATCAGGGAATAGATTTTGAGAAGCTGAAATCAGTCGTCCACAAATCAGTCCGCTTTTTGGATAACGTGATAGAAATGAACCGGTACCCGTTATCGCAGATAGAAAAGATGGCGCGGGGAAACCGCAAAATCGGGCTGGGCGTCATGGGCTTCGCGGATTTACTCATCAAGCTCGGAGTCCCGTATAATTCCGAAGAAGCGCTGGCTATCGGCGAAGAAATAATGAAATTCATCTCGGTCGAATCCAAGAAAGCCTCGGAAGCTCTGGCCGTGGAACGGGGCTCTTTCCCCAATTTCAAGAACAGCGCCTTTGACGTAAAAGGCGAGCACCCGATAAGGAACGCGACGACCACGACCATCGCGCCGACCGGCACCATCAGCATCATCGCCAACGCCTCAAGCGGAATCGAACCGCTTTACGCAGTCTGCTTTACCAGGAACGTCCTGGACGGGACAAAGCTGGTGGAAGTCAATCCGATTTTCGAAGCGATTGCCAAGAAGGAAGGATTTTATTCCAAGGAGCTGATGGAAAAGATATCCCAAAACAGCACGATACAGGAGATGAAGGAAATCCCGGCGGAAATCAGGAAGCTTTTCGTCACGGCGCACGATATTTCGCCCTCCTGGCACATCAGGATGCAGGCGGCTTTCCAGAAATACACGGACAACGCCGTTTCCAAGACGGTTAATTTCAAGAACAGCGCCACGCAGAGCGACGTTTCCGAGGTTTATTTCCTGGCATACAAGCTCGGATGCAAAGGCGTGACCGTTTACCGCGATGGCTGCCGCCAGCAACAGGTCTTAAGCACCAAATCAACCACGGAAAAGGCGAAAGAAGAAGCCGAGCCGGGACAGGTCGCCTTAAACCCCACTCCGCGGCCCAGGCCGGATGTCACATACGGCACGACCAAGAAGCTAAAAACCGGCTGCGGCAACCTTTATGTCACCATCAACTACGATGAAAACGGGAAACCGTTTGAACTCTTCAGCACCATGGGAAAAGCGGGCGGTTGCGCGGCATCACAATCAGAAGCTATTTCCAGGCTGATTTCATTTACCCTGCGCAGCGGCGCCAACCTTAAAGAAGTCATCAAGCAGCTTAAAGGAATTACCTGCCACTCGATTGCCTGGAGCAAGGGCGGAAAGATTCTTTCCTGCGCGGACGCCATTGCCAACGCCTTGGAAGAAGCCGCGGACAATTTGCCGATGAACGGGATGAACGCCAAGGCGGCACCGGCAACGGGAACGGCATCACCTAAAAAGCCCAATAAATCAGTCAGCTTAAGGAAAGGCGCCTGCCCGGATTGCGGCGGCTCACTTTCTTACGAAGAAGGCTGCATGAGGTGCTATTCCTGCGGATTCTCCGAATGCGGGTAA
- a CDS encoding acetate--CoA ligase family protein yields the protein MLDALFSPKSIAVIGASNRPLTIGYRITQNLKDIGFKGPIYPVHPKDPEINSLKAYPSITQVPGEVDLAHIVVKNTMVPAMMEECGKKGVKFVIINTAGFKEIGGDGIELEKQIKEIAKKYNIRIFGPNCQGVMNSDTVNPTYANFTFTKIKPGHISILAQSGGVGEVINQRLYQLDVGIRMYASNGNAADISIPEILEFWGNDEKTRVIVLHVESLSNPREFMRVCKAITNRKPILGMKTGRTAMGARAVMSHTGSLMKADTSIEAIFDKCGIISFKNQEEICQAAIAFASQPIPKGPNVGILTNTGGPAIIATDECIEGGLSLPDLSEGTKKHLKANLFPEATVSNPVDVLATAGPKEFAVAVESMLKDENIDSLLVNFVTPFFVDCAGVAKEMVRIAQAATKPIVINTMTDKTQWKETMDILKAGGLPTYDLAENAAKALVAMTKYGEYQRKQDEPVASFADTDKKAARQIIEQAKKRCCEFLSLGEALGVLYAYKIPATKFTIADTAEDIMTSADYVGYPMVLKVDSADIIHKTDKGGVALNIMDKKTLKEKVDSFQKQFKGCQFKYMAQEYLTKGREVIIGASHVEGLGHLVMFGLGGVFVEVLKDVSFKVAPLSEHEARGMIQSIKGFAILKGTRGEKGVDLNRLAEFLMRVSQLLTDCPEIRELDLNPIMLYPEKDKCKVVDVRIRI from the coding sequence ATGCTAGACGCATTATTCAGCCCGAAATCGATTGCCGTTATCGGCGCTTCAAACCGGCCTTTAACCATCGGCTACCGTATTACCCAGAACCTTAAAGACATCGGCTTTAAAGGACCCATCTACCCGGTCCACCCGAAAGATCCGGAAATAAACAGCCTGAAAGCCTATCCTTCCATTACCCAGGTGCCGGGCGAAGTTGACCTGGCGCATATCGTGGTGAAAAACACCATGGTGCCGGCCATGATGGAAGAATGCGGTAAAAAAGGAGTGAAGTTCGTCATCATCAACACCGCCGGATTCAAGGAAATCGGCGGCGACGGAATAGAATTGGAAAAACAGATTAAGGAAATCGCCAAGAAATACAACATCCGCATATTCGGCCCGAATTGCCAGGGCGTCATGAATTCAGACACAGTAAATCCCACTTATGCAAACTTTACTTTTACCAAGATTAAGCCGGGACATATTTCTATCTTAGCCCAGAGCGGCGGAGTGGGCGAAGTGATAAACCAGCGGCTTTACCAGCTTGATGTCGGTATCCGCATGTACGCCTCCAACGGAAACGCGGCGGATATCTCCATTCCGGAAATACTGGAATTCTGGGGCAATGATGAAAAGACAAGGGTAATTGTCCTCCATGTGGAAAGCCTTTCCAATCCCAGGGAATTCATGCGAGTATGTAAAGCCATAACAAACCGCAAGCCGATTCTCGGGATGAAAACCGGCCGGACAGCCATGGGCGCCCGCGCCGTTATGTCTCATACCGGGAGCCTCATGAAAGCGGATACGTCCATCGAGGCGATATTCGATAAATGCGGAATCATCTCTTTCAAGAACCAGGAAGAAATCTGCCAGGCGGCGATTGCCTTTGCCTCCCAGCCGATACCGAAAGGACCGAACGTAGGAATCCTGACCAATACGGGCGGTCCGGCGATTATCGCCACGGATGAATGTATCGAAGGCGGCCTGAGCCTGCCTGACCTCTCTGAGGGAACCAAGAAACACTTGAAAGCGAATCTTTTCCCGGAGGCAACGGTGAGCAATCCGGTGGATGTCCTGGCAACGGCCGGGCCAAAGGAATTCGCCGTGGCCGTGGAATCCATGCTGAAGGATGAGAATATAGATTCTCTTCTGGTAAACTTCGTGACGCCATTCTTTGTGGATTGCGCCGGTGTGGCAAAGGAAATGGTGCGCATCGCCCAAGCCGCGACGAAACCGATTGTCATCAACACGATGACGGATAAAACCCAGTGGAAGGAAACTATGGATATCCTTAAAGCCGGAGGACTGCCGACATACGACCTGGCGGAAAATGCCGCCAAGGCGCTGGTGGCAATGACGAAATACGGCGAATACCAGCGAAAACAAGACGAACCAGTCGCCAGCTTTGCTGATACGGATAAGAAAGCGGCGCGTCAGATTATTGAGCAGGCAAAAAAGAGATGCTGCGAATTCCTGTCGCTGGGCGAGGCGCTGGGTGTTCTTTACGCCTATAAAATCCCGGCCACTAAGTTTACTATAGCGGATACGGCCGAAGATATCATGACCTCGGCTGATTATGTGGGTTATCCCATGGTTCTTAAAGTAGATAGCGCGGATATTATCCATAAAACGGACAAAGGCGGGGTCGCCCTGAATATTATGGACAAGAAAACCTTAAAAGAAAAGGTTGATAGTTTCCAGAAACAGTTCAAAGGATGCCAATTCAAATACATGGCGCAGGAATATTTGACCAAAGGAAGGGAAGTCATTATCGGCGCCAGCCACGTCGAAGGATTAGGGCATCTGGTTATGTTCGGTTTAGGCGGAGTCTTTGTCGAAGTGTTAAAAGACGTGTCATTCAAAGTGGCGCCTTTGAGCGAACACGAGGCGCGCGGAATGATACAATCAATCAAGGGATTTGCAATCCTGAAAGGCACACGCGGGGAAAAAGGAGTAGATTTGAACAGGCTGGCGGAATTTCTCATGCGCGTATCACAGCTACTGACCGACTGCCCAGAAATCAGGGAGCTGGACTTAAACCCAATCATGCTATATCCGGAAAAAGATAAATGCAAGGTGGTTGACGTAAGAATAAGGATATAA
- a CDS encoding 30S ribosomal protein S27 translates to MHRIIQAAISTAYHLRRKCPHCKRIQVVKPSNRKKTVNCKFCGAKVPPDK, encoded by the coding sequence ATGCATAGAATAATACAGGCGGCTATCAGCACGGCATATCATCTAAGGAGAAAATGCCCGCATTGCAAGAGAATCCAGGTGGTGAAACCAAGTAACAGGAAGAAAACCGTTAATTGCAAGTTTTGCGGCGCTAAGGTTCCACCGGATAAATAA
- a CDS encoding molybdopterin molybdotransferase MoeA translates to MSKELISVDEALNIILKNTRMLGKERLPLTSALGRVLAEDAVSDTFIPPLDNSAMDGYALKSADVRKASAHSPVSLKIIGSIYAGQLPRLPVKSGEAMRIMTGAPIPKGADTVVMVEQTKEKDGFVFIYNKSAKDANIRKRGEDIREGEKVIAKGKTIRPPESGMLAALGYANVRVTKTPKIGVLATGDELVDIKAKLPFGKIRNSNSYSLAAAVRECGGEPVIMNIVKDKLAKVKRAFLKALACDVIIISGGVSMGKTDYIRPALEALGAKMKFWKVAQRPGQPFAFGMLRGTTHPAGAEFGDPRLTDCSRRGGTNRQEIGVKPVFCLPGNPVSSMMTFEIHVRPAIMKMCGKKEYARHEVTATITNEIKVRPGNRYFMRVIVAKKNGQYHASLTGPQGSGILKSMVLSNGILTIPENTPVIRKGEKRVITLI, encoded by the coding sequence ATGAGTAAAGAATTGATTTCGGTGGATGAAGCCTTAAATATCATTCTCAAAAACACCAGGATGTTGGGAAAAGAACGACTGCCTTTAACCTCTGCATTGGGACGGGTCTTGGCAGAGGATGCGGTTTCCGATACCTTTATCCCGCCGCTGGATAACTCAGCCATGGACGGCTATGCATTAAAGAGCGCGGATGTAAGGAAAGCAAGCGCGCATTCGCCTGTCAGCCTCAAGATTATTGGAAGCATTTATGCCGGACAGCTTCCGCGTTTGCCCGTCAAATCCGGCGAGGCAATGAGAATCATGACCGGCGCGCCAATACCCAAAGGAGCCGATACGGTCGTCATGGTGGAACAAACTAAAGAAAAAGACGGCTTTGTCTTTATCTATAATAAATCAGCAAAAGATGCAAATATCAGGAAGCGCGGAGAAGATATCAGGGAAGGCGAAAAGGTTATTGCCAAAGGCAAGACCATCCGCCCGCCTGAATCGGGAATGCTGGCGGCTCTTGGATACGCGAATGTCCGGGTGACCAAAACTCCCAAGATTGGCGTCCTGGCTACCGGTGATGAACTGGTTGATATAAAGGCAAAACTGCCTTTCGGAAAAATCAGGAACTCTAATTCTTATTCGCTTGCCGCGGCGGTCCGTGAATGCGGCGGGGAGCCGGTTATCATGAATATTGTCAAGGACAAACTGGCTAAAGTGAAACGTGCTTTCCTGAAGGCACTTGCATGTGACGTCATTATTATTTCCGGCGGTGTCTCGATGGGTAAGACCGATTATATCCGCCCGGCATTGGAAGCATTAGGCGCAAAGATGAAATTCTGGAAGGTCGCCCAGCGTCCCGGACAGCCTTTTGCCTTTGGCATGCTCAGGGGCACCACTCATCCCGCTGGAGCGGAGTTCGGGGACCCCCGATTAACGGATTGCTCCCGCCGTGGCGGGACCAACCGTCAAGAGATAGGGGTGAAACCCGTATTCTGCCTGCCGGGAAATCCGGTTTCTTCAATGATGACCTTTGAAATACACGTCCGTCCGGCGATAATGAAGATGTGCGGGAAAAAGGAATATGCCCGGCATGAGGTTACGGCAACGATTACGAATGAAATCAAGGTGAGACCGGGAAACAGATATTTCATGCGGGTAATCGTAGCCAAGAAAAATGGCCAATACCATGCCTCGCTCACCGGCCCCCAGGGGTCGGGGATACTTAAATCCATGGTATTATCCAACGGAATACTGACCATCCCGGAAAACACCCCAGTCATAAGAAAAGGCGAGAAACGGGTTATCACGCTTATTTAA
- a CDS encoding GTP 3',8-cyclase MoaA, producing the protein MLIDKFNRTLTYLRISITDRCNLRCYYCMPKNGITQKSHTDILSYEEIYEFTKTASEMGINKVRLTGGEPLIRKDVCKLVSMISSIPGIKDLALTTNGILLAKYASKLKKAGLKRVNISLDSLKPERYKKITRGGNIRDVLAGIEAAKKAGLNPVKINCVILKGINDDEKNDFLEFGKKQGVEIQFIQKMTLDKTKPPRWESGLRSASPLDESHVATRPPDCRICNRLRLTADGFLKPCLLSDDEINIRNYSYTESIRETVKRKPKQGNRCQKRPMILIGG; encoded by the coding sequence ATGTTAATAGATAAGTTCAATCGTACTCTTACTTACCTGCGCATATCCATCACCGATAGGTGCAACTTAAGGTGCTATTATTGCATGCCGAAAAACGGGATAACACAAAAAAGCCATACGGATATATTATCCTATGAAGAGATTTACGAATTTACGAAGACCGCATCAGAGATGGGCATAAACAAAGTGCGCTTGACCGGAGGCGAACCATTGATAAGGAAAGATGTCTGCAAGCTGGTTTCCATGATTTCTTCCATTCCCGGTATCAAGGATTTGGCGCTTACCACGAACGGTATTTTACTCGCCAAATACGCCTCCAAACTGAAAAAGGCCGGGCTGAAAAGGGTAAATATCAGCCTGGACAGCCTGAAACCCGAACGCTATAAAAAGATTACGCGCGGCGGCAATATCCGCGATGTCCTTGCAGGTATCGAGGCCGCTAAGAAAGCCGGACTTAATCCGGTAAAGATAAACTGCGTTATCCTTAAGGGAATTAATGATGATGAGAAGAATGATTTTCTGGAATTCGGCAAGAAGCAAGGGGTAGAAATCCAGTTCATCCAAAAGATGACGCTTGATAAAACGAAACCGCCCCGATGGGAATCGGGACTTCGCTCCGCTTCGCCGCTTGATGAAAGCCACGTCGCAACCCGCCCGCCGGATTGCCGTATTTGCAACCGCTTGCGCCTGACCGCCGACGGATTCCTAAAACCATGCCTTTTATCGGATGATGAGATAAATATCCGTAATTATAGTTATACCGAATCAATAAGAGAAACGGTAAAGAGAAAGCCAAAACAAGGCAACCGATGCCAGAAACGGCCGATGATACTGATAGGAGGTTAA
- the moaC gene encoding cyclic pyranopterin monophosphate synthase MoaC, whose product MMKLTHVNSKGKAKMVDITDKIPTKRLARAMGYIKTTKETIRLIQKNQIAKGDVFAVAQLAGVLAAKQTPTVIPLCHPLRITNVKVDIRIVGKEQILVESEVHCDEKTGPDMETLTAVAAACLTIYDMCKAVDKEMMIESICLTEKRGGKHIYVRKKS is encoded by the coding sequence ATAATGAAACTGACTCATGTTAACAGCAAAGGTAAGGCAAAGATGGTGGATATCACAGATAAAATACCGACCAAACGGCTAGCGCGAGCTATGGGATACATTAAGACTACCAAAGAAACGATACGCCTTATCCAAAAGAACCAGATAGCCAAAGGCGATGTCTTCGCAGTTGCCCAGCTTGCCGGGGTTCTGGCGGCAAAGCAGACGCCAACAGTTATTCCGCTTTGCCATCCGCTTAGGATTACAAATGTGAAAGTGGATATCAGGATTGTAGGAAAAGAGCAAATCTTAGTGGAATCCGAAGTTCATTGTGATGAGAAAACCGGGCCGGATATGGAAACCCTGACCGCGGTTGCCGCGGCATGCCTGACCATTTATGATATGTGCAAGGCCGTTGATAAAGAAATGATGATTGAATCCATCTGCCTTACTGAAAAAAGAGGCGGTAAGCATATTTATGTCCGCAAGAAAAGCTAA
- a CDS encoding MOSC domain-containing protein, with amino-acid sequence MSARKAKVLSVCISRTKHVRKKDIGEGTLKVNYGLVGDAHAAPGKRQVSLLAMESIDTAKKQGLKVGIGDFGENITTSGINLVKLPIGQKLRIGKNIIMRVTQIGKECVTPCSIYYKTGDCIMPREGIFAAVLKGGKVKMGDEIKLIRERSK; translated from the coding sequence ATGTCCGCAAGAAAAGCTAAAGTATTATCAGTTTGTATCAGCCGGACGAAACACGTCCGCAAGAAGGATATCGGCGAAGGAACGCTTAAGGTTAATTATGGTTTGGTCGGCGACGCGCATGCCGCGCCGGGAAAAAGGCAGGTAAGCTTGCTCGCCATGGAATCAATCGACACGGCTAAAAAGCAGGGGCTGAAGGTGGGGATAGGCGATTTCGGCGAAAATATCACAACCAGTGGAATAAACCTGGTCAAACTGCCCATCGGACAGAAATTAAGAATCGGGAAAAATATCATCATGCGCGTCACACAGATAGGCAAGGAATGCGTAACGCCGTGCAGTATTTATTATAAGACGGGCGATTGCATCATGCCCCGCGAAGGAATATTTGCGGCAGTATTAAAAGGCGGAAAAGTTAAAATGGGTGATGAAATAAAATTAATAAGGGAAAGGAGCAAATAA
- the mog gene encoding molybdopterin adenylyltransferase yields the protein MKVGIITVSDKGFAGKREDVSGPVIKDIIKSILDVQSIEYALVPDEIKKISAKLIEFSDKKRCNLILTTGGTGFSPRDVTPEATLKVIEKMVPGIPETIRQKTLKKTPFAMLSRAVAGIRGKSFIINFPGSPKAVKECLEVIEPVLGHALELLDKGSLECASIQKH from the coding sequence GTGAAAGTAGGAATCATTACGGTCAGTGACAAGGGCTTTGCCGGAAAAAGGGAAGACGTAAGCGGCCCGGTGATAAAGGATATTATAAAATCAATCCTGGACGTTCAGTCTATTGAATATGCGCTTGTGCCTGACGAAATAAAAAAGATTTCCGCCAAACTCATAGAATTCTCCGATAAGAAACGGTGTAATTTGATATTGACAACGGGCGGGACTGGTTTCTCACCGCGTGATGTTACTCCGGAAGCGACCCTGAAAGTGATAGAAAAGATGGTGCCGGGCATCCCGGAAACCATCAGGCAAAAGACCCTCAAGAAAACACCGTTTGCCATGCTTTCAAGGGCAGTGGCAGGCATCCGGGGCAAATCTTTTATTATCAATTTCCCCGGAAGCCCCAAGGCGGTAAAAGAATGCCTGGAGGTCATTGAGCCCGTGCTCGGACACGCCCTGGAGCTTCTGGATAAAGGCAGCCTGGAATGTGCCAGCATCCAAAAGCATTAG